One genomic segment of Stigmatopora argus isolate UIUO_Sarg chromosome 18, RoL_Sarg_1.0, whole genome shotgun sequence includes these proteins:
- the asb3 gene encoding ankyrin repeat and SOCS box protein 3 has protein sequence MDFTECYEDSVSTVAAAARQGLRRRLRRLIRLGRSVSLADNRGWTATHEAAAAGRVGCLKDILSAAAKTASSPGRFQALVNSTNHEGESACYLAAKHGHLHAVRLLLKARANIDKQTNDLSCPLYAAVDDGHEDVVRFLVDKGASVNRPHTASRWTCLHQAVYRGHVDIVRILMGSADLEAGDDYQITPLSLAAQYGRNECLDVLVKAGANVNAQACDLASPLFLASQEGHLACVESLLEHGANPNLICSEDWPHLPIHAAAQFGHFDILKRLVAVTERMCDRGEGNVSPLYQAVHGHQVHCVELLLAEGFSPDAQDCSKIFGLQSPLYFALKHSSSSEPAGMLLAAGATLTKEEWRVVLTRPSLLQLVLEHRWLYPPRFPSDDPLTDGRKTALRLNEFHDMYVMCLELPVFAGNWLPPLLRAGLETHLMLHDNILKNVDSSVVNFLLQFVNWSTILSSSKAILSQRQAGETWQPLPQFDFIPDLSHLCRLQLRAMTRPDLVLSSYVVQRLPVPPGLHSFLQFKDIQEDHTLTF, from the exons ATGGACTTCACCGAGTGCTACGAAGACTCTGTGTCCACGGTGGCTGCCGCGGCTCGCCAGGGGCTAAGGAGGCGTCTGAGGCGGCTCATCCGCCTCGGTCGCAGCGTGAGCCTTGCGGACAACCGTGGCTGGACGGCTACCCACGAGGCGGCCGCCGCCGGCAGGGTGGGCTGCCTCAAGGATATCCTGTCCGCGGCCGCTAAGACGG CCAGCTCGCCAGGGCGCTTCCAAGCGTTAGTCAACTCCACCAATCACGAGGGTGAGTCGGCCTGCTACTTGGCAGCCAAACACGGCCACCTGCACGCTGTCCGTCTGCTCCTCAAAGCCAGAGCCAACATCGACAAACAGACAAACGACCTCTCGTGTCCGCTCTACGCAG CGGTCGATGACGGCCACGAGGATGTGGTGCGGTTCCTGGTGGACAAGGGTGCCAGCGTGAACAGGCCGCACACCGCTTCCCGCTGGACATGCCTCCATCAAGCTGTCTATAGG GGTCACGTAGACATCGTGCGTATTTTGATGGGATCGGCTGACTTGGAGGCGGGTGACGACTATCAGATCACGCCGCTCTCTTTGGCGGCGCAGTACGGACGCAATGAATGTCTTGATGTCCTCGTCAAAGCTG GTGCCAACGTGAACGCCCAGGCCTGCGACCTGGCTTCGCCGCTCTTTCTAGCTTCCCAGGAGGGTCACCTGGCCTGCGTGGAGTCCCTGTTGGAACACGGCGCAAACCCCAACCTGATATGCAGCGAGGACTGGCCCCATCTTCCCATCCACGCTGCGGCACAGTTTGGCCACTTTGA CATCCTCAAGCGACTGGTCGCCGTGACCGAGCGCATGTGCGACCGCGGCGAAGGCAACGTGAGCCCGCTCTACCAGGCCGTCCACGGCCACCAAGTGCACTGCGTTGAGCTCCTCCTTGCTGAGGGCTTCAGCCCCGACGCGCAGGACTGCAGCAAAATTTTTGGCCTGCAATCTCCACTCTACTTCGCCTTGAAGCACAGCTCCAG cTCGGAGCCGGCGGGGATGCTGCTGGCGGCGGGAGCGACTCTGACCAAGGAAGAGTGGAGAGTGGTTCTGACAAGACCCAGCCTACTCCAGCTGGTTCTGGAACACAG GTGGCTGTACCCTCCGCGTTTTCCAAGCGACGACCCCTTAACCGACGGGAGAAAGACGGCGTTGAGGCTGAATGAGTTCCACGACATGTACGTGATGTGTTTGGAGCTACCGGTGTTTGCCGGAAACTGGCTGCCACCTCTCCTCAGGGCTGGACTCGAGACTCATCTCATGCTGCACGACAACAT attaaaaaatgttgacagCAGCGTCGTCAACTTCCTGCTCCAGTTTGTCAACTGGTCAACCATTTTGTCTTCCTCCAAAGCCATTTTGTCCCAAAGACAAGCAGGGGAGACTTGGCAACCGCTCCCGCAATTTG ATTTCATCCCAGACCTCTCGCACCTCTGCCGGCTGCAGCTCAGGGCGATGACGAGACCGGACTTGGTTTTGAGTTCGTATGTCGTGCAAAGGCTCCCTGTACCCCCGGGGCTCCACAGCTTCCTACAGTTTAAAGATATCCAGGAGGATCACACATTGACTTTTTAA